One Salmo trutta chromosome 12, fSalTru1.1, whole genome shotgun sequence genomic region harbors:
- the LOC115202841 gene encoding transmembrane protein 208, whose translation MAPKGKVGTKGKKQIYEGNEATLKFYTRVILGANAIYTALNLLVFYSSSTFWTWFALVFALAVYVGSYRSMTAMAKAVFGEDGSLLDGGIDLNMEQGMAEHLKDVILLTAILQVLSTISSYFWYLWLLAPARAMFLLWVNFLGPWFSAETPGAAPEEVNEKKQRRQERRQMKRF comes from the exons ATGGCG CCCAAAGGTAAGGTCGGTACTAAAGGCAAGAAGCAAATCTACGAGGGTAATGAGGCGACACTCAAGTTCTACACCAGAGTAATCTTGGGAGCCAAC GCGATATACACTGCGTTAAACCTCTTGGTCTTCTATAGCTCTTCAACGTTTTGGACATGG TTTGCGCTGGTGTTTGCGCTAGCAGTGTATGTGGGCAGTTACCGCTCCATGACTGCCATGGCCAAAGCAGTGTTTGGTGAGGATGGGAGTCTACTGGACGGAGGAATAGATCTGAACATGGAGCAGGGGATGGCAGA GCATCTGAAGGATGTTATCCTGCTAACTGCCATATTACAAGTGCTCAGCACCATCTCCTCCTATTTCTGGTACCTTTGGCTGCTG GCCCCGGCCCGTGCAATGTTCCTGCTGTGGGTGAACTTCCTAGGCCCCTGGTTTTCGGCCGAGACCCCTGGTGCCGCCCCAGAGGAGGTGAATGAGAAGAAGCAGAGACGACAGGAGCGCAGACAGATGAAGAGATTCTAA